One Rhinolophus sinicus isolate RSC01 linkage group LG06, ASM3656204v1, whole genome shotgun sequence DNA window includes the following coding sequences:
- the OR6A2 gene encoding olfactory receptor 6A2 codes for MEWRNQSGRVSEFVLVGFPAPVPLRALLFAIALLAYLLVLIENTLIIMAVRNHPTLHKPMYFFLANMSFLEIWYVTVTIPKMLAGFVGSKQGHGHLISFEGCMTQLYFFLGLACTECVLLAVMAYDRYVAICHPLRYPVIVSSQLCVQLAASSWAGGFGIAMLKVFFISRLSYCGPNVINHFFCDVSPLLNLSCTDMSTAELTDFVLAIFILLGPLSVTGASYMAITGAVMRIPSAAGRHKAFSTCASHLTVVVIFYAASIFIYARPKALSAFNTNKLVSVLYAVIVPLLNPIIYCLRNQEVKRALRHTLHLYQGQDAKPGKARKGG; via the coding sequence ATGGAATGGAGGAACCAAAGTGGGAGAGTAAGTGAGTTTGTGTTGGTAGGCTTCCCAGCTCCTGTGCCACTGCGGGCACTACTGTTTGCCATCGCTCTGCTGGCCTATCTGTTGGTCCTGATTGAGAACACACTCATCATTATGGCAGTTAGGAACCACCCCACCCTCCACAAACCCATGTACTTCTTTCTGGCTAATATGTCCTTCCTAGAGATCTGGTATGTGACTGTCACTATTCCCAAGATGCTAGCTGGCTTTGTTGGGTCCAAACAGGGCCATGGACACCTCATCTCCTTTGAGGGCTGCATGACACAGCTCTACTTTTTCCTGGGTCTGGCCTGCACTGAGTGTGTCCTTCTTGCTGTTATGGCCTATGATCGTTATGTGGCCATCTGCCATCCTCTCCGCTACCCTGTCATTGTCAGTAGCCAGCTGTGTGTGCAGCTGGCAGCCAGCTCCTGGGCTGGAGGTTTTGGTATCGCCATGCTcaaagtttttttcatttctcgCCTCTCTTACTGTGGCCCCAACGTCATCAACCACTTTTTCTGTGATGTCTCCCCATTGCTCAACCTTTCATGCACTGACATGTCCACAGCAGAGCTTACAGACTTTGTTCTAGCGATTTTTATCCTGCTAGGGCCACTCTCTGTCACTGGGGCCTCCTACATGGCCATCACTGGTGCCGTGATGCGCATTCCCTCAGCTGCTGGGCGCCATAAAGCCTTTTCTACCTGTGCCTCTCATCTCACTGTTGTGGTCATCTTCTATGCAGCCAGTATCTTCATCTATGCCCGGCCAAAGGCACTCTCAGCTTTTAACACCAACAAGCTGGTCTCTGTACTCTACGCCGTCATTGTACCATTGCTCAACCCCATCATTTACTGCTTGCGCAACCAAGAGGTCAAGAGAGCCCTACGCCATACTCTACATCTGTACCAGGGCCAGGATGCTAAGCCTGGGAAAGCTAGAAAAGGTGGGTAG